One window from the genome of Blastopirellula retiformator encodes:
- a CDS encoding helix-turn-helix domain-containing protein: MENRGRKLAEATRTRIGQLLAQGMSVRKVAKAMYVSPSTVQRIRGEALTADSSCAQASKVRCARGEDAVMKKCRNDVATKAKTCLTKRTGFSSNTAARLGNDRARPRGFAATLVAKVQAYMPVERVFPRLRCGLVWCVSMVRRIREIWLTKRTEFSSNTGAMIEKPPDRLPHS, encoded by the coding sequence ATGGAGAACCGGGGACGAAAACTGGCGGAAGCGACGCGAACGCGGATCGGCCAATTGCTGGCGCAAGGGATGTCGGTCCGTAAGGTCGCCAAGGCGATGTATGTCTCGCCGTCGACGGTGCAGCGGATTCGGGGTGAGGCGTTGACGGCCGACTCGTCTTGCGCGCAGGCGTCGAAGGTGCGCTGCGCGAGGGGAGAAGATGCGGTGATGAAAAAATGTCGAAACGACGTCGCGACAAAGGCGAAGACTTGCTTGACAAAGCGCACGGGATTTTCATCGAATACCGCCGCACGATTGGGAAACGATCGTGCACGACCGAGAGGTTTTGCAGCGACTTTGGTGGCCAAGGTTCAAGCTTATATGCCAGTGGAACGCGTATTCCCTCGCTTGCGCTGCGGGCTAGTGTGGTGCGTTTCGATGGTGCGAAGGATTCGAGAAATTTGGTTGACAAAGCGCACGGAATTCTCCTCGAATACCGGCGCGATGATCGAGAAGCCGCCGGATCGACTGCCTCACTCTTGA
- a CDS encoding phage major capsid protein, producing MNYLELAHDFEVGERQRKAVCRRMGVHESISYDEVPNPAMDALKGALRSGQLRADEISIRSIFEATVTDRMGKRCGREMVNSWRDTKDGRVTGHRIYESGVRSAAFANLIGQVFYTRMMEEFNKPELIGMSLVELIPSTHQWEKFAGMTMLGDHAQEVKEGHDYPTVSLAEDWVMSPETKKYGFIVPITREAIFFDTTGMVLRRAGEAAMILAVNREKRILDTCLGIVNSYRRKNRPVIDTYGSAAGDHDFDNLVASNALSDYESLVAVHDKFQAMTDPQDGEPIVLGKTQLVCPKSLEWKAKAILNATEVRETSGDRETIVQGNRLPRDYEIRSNEYVQSRTGSPSSWFYGDFQGAFAYVENWAPEAVEAPTGSHLEMTRDIAVQFKISERGVMAVKEPRKVVKSTS from the coding sequence ATGAACTATCTCGAACTGGCCCATGATTTTGAAGTTGGCGAACGTCAGCGGAAAGCCGTTTGTCGGCGGATGGGCGTTCATGAGTCGATCAGTTACGACGAAGTCCCCAACCCGGCGATGGACGCGCTGAAGGGGGCGCTTCGTTCGGGCCAATTGCGCGCCGACGAGATCAGCATCCGCAGCATCTTTGAAGCGACGGTCACCGACCGCATGGGCAAACGCTGCGGCCGCGAAATGGTCAACAGCTGGCGCGATACGAAGGATGGCCGCGTCACCGGCCATCGTATCTACGAGTCGGGCGTCCGCAGCGCGGCGTTCGCCAACTTGATTGGCCAGGTCTTCTATACCCGGATGATGGAGGAGTTCAACAAGCCGGAGCTGATCGGCATGTCGCTGGTCGAGTTGATTCCGTCGACCCACCAATGGGAAAAGTTCGCCGGGATGACGATGCTTGGCGATCATGCTCAAGAGGTGAAGGAAGGGCACGACTATCCGACGGTCAGCCTGGCCGAAGATTGGGTGATGTCGCCGGAGACGAAGAAGTACGGCTTCATCGTGCCGATCACCCGCGAGGCGATCTTCTTCGACACGACCGGCATGGTGCTGCGTCGCGCCGGCGAAGCGGCGATGATCTTGGCGGTCAATCGCGAGAAGCGAATCCTCGACACCTGTTTGGGAATCGTCAACTCGTACCGCCGCAAGAATCGCCCGGTGATCGACACCTATGGCTCGGCCGCCGGCGACCATGACTTCGACAACCTGGTCGCGTCGAACGCGCTCTCCGACTACGAGTCGCTGGTCGCGGTGCACGACAAGTTCCAGGCGATGACCGACCCGCAAGATGGCGAGCCGATCGTGCTTGGCAAAACGCAGCTGGTCTGCCCGAAGTCGCTCGAGTGGAAGGCGAAGGCGATCCTCAATGCGACCGAGGTTCGCGAGACCAGCGGCGATCGCGAAACGATCGTGCAGGGGAACCGGCTGCCGCGCGACTACGAGATTCGGAGCAACGAATACGTGCAGTCGCGAACTGGATCGCCGTCGAGTTGGTTCTATGGCGACTTCCAAGGCGCCTTCGCCTACGTCGAGAACTGGGCGCCGGAAGCGGTCGAAGCCCCGACCGGCAGCCATCTCGAAATGACCCGCGACATCGCCGTTCAGTTCAAGATCAGCGAACGAGGCGTGATGGCGGTCAAAGAACCTCGCAAGGTGGTGAAGTCGACCAGCTAG
- a CDS encoding autotransporter outer membrane beta-barrel domain-containing protein: protein MALFVWRGDAQARAQVVQVTAEFVEAGDVCTLSINRKEVRFTALSGSVVPIYEGLVAAIEASGVPELADITAEVVSDASPPYLKLTGAADGRPFVVTADASNGSLGEVTVATTTSAYGGANEKQQVTLPDGVTGGTFTLTLDGDTTSAIAYNAAAATVQSALEALTDIDSGDVEVNGSSGGPWSVEFKQAYANSDVSLISLDASSLTAGTVSVVETVKGQAGTNEIVRVTVSKSAATPSGTPLEYACSFGVANNYLFRWKDFSELDTAAKFKTAMQEHASVNEANVNVALVSSALRERVYDVEFTGSLGGTNWSIAFLEDTGYGVGSGVTTLQNGDGAGTGERQLVSLTGSPSGGTFTLTYSGQTTAALPYNAAAATVEAALAALSNIGDGDVSVGGSAPNWTIEFAGDLAAQDVPLISGDGGNLTGGAGVVEKTQLAAAPINEKQTVSLSPGVTGGTFTLTYAGQTTAAISFAASSSAVETALEDLSNIDAVTVTGASGGPWIVEFAGSLSATNVATLLGDGDNLTGDDSQTLTITTTIAATGPHHWSDPANWDQNAVPVHGADVRIENSASSLLYGLDQASVTLSSLDVRASFTGSIGLADMHSAGFHEYLPTHLAIGATTVRLGEGEGSGSPQIRLDNGTEQATVTVFNAGSPASTAGYAVEWIGTHEQNGLTVYKGTVGVAIGGDQSAVLATLDVSFLSSRQADALVYLGDDVTVGDIVKNGGELIIAGRSGTDIASIRSTAGEVQLRGEDGVESLILEGGDFYYWSTGTLATGAVVSGDGRLIFDGDLRPKTVSSVISVYGDAASVIDAAEVVNVDGYLSLQFQGTSRFADLGSNIIISRGLPAEGEEAVSVTLYAAAMQMVSVAVDDELESIAAKLTTESYAHPSGKTEAEIIQIDVVAPSADIVVHDAANDDDGQAVASDASEYFPVIGAAATALRLVTETTADVLLKIYYK, encoded by the coding sequence ATGGCGCTATTTGTATGGCGAGGTGACGCGCAGGCCCGCGCGCAAGTGGTTCAGGTCACCGCCGAGTTCGTCGAAGCGGGCGACGTTTGCACGTTGTCGATCAACCGCAAGGAGGTTCGCTTTACGGCGCTCAGCGGTTCGGTCGTGCCGATCTACGAAGGATTGGTCGCCGCGATCGAAGCGTCGGGCGTGCCGGAGCTGGCCGATATCACCGCCGAAGTGGTGAGCGACGCGTCCCCTCCGTACTTGAAGCTGACCGGCGCCGCCGACGGTCGCCCGTTTGTGGTGACCGCCGACGCGTCGAACGGTTCGCTCGGCGAAGTGACGGTCGCGACGACGACCAGCGCGTACGGCGGCGCGAATGAAAAACAGCAGGTCACGCTGCCGGACGGCGTGACCGGCGGTACGTTTACCTTGACGCTGGACGGCGATACAACCAGCGCCATCGCCTACAACGCCGCCGCCGCAACGGTGCAGTCAGCGCTCGAAGCGCTGACCGACATCGACAGCGGCGATGTCGAGGTAAACGGCTCGAGCGGCGGACCGTGGAGCGTCGAGTTCAAACAGGCGTACGCCAACAGCGACGTATCGCTGATTTCTCTGGACGCGTCGAGTCTGACCGCCGGGACGGTCAGCGTCGTCGAGACGGTCAAAGGCCAGGCCGGTACCAACGAAATCGTCCGCGTTACGGTGAGCAAGAGTGCGGCAACGCCATCGGGCACGCCGCTGGAATACGCCTGCTCCTTTGGGGTTGCGAACAACTATCTGTTTCGTTGGAAGGACTTCAGCGAACTTGATACGGCCGCCAAATTCAAAACGGCGATGCAAGAGCATGCGTCGGTGAACGAAGCGAACGTTAACGTTGCGCTCGTCTCCTCGGCGCTGCGTGAGCGAGTCTACGACGTCGAGTTTACCGGCTCGCTCGGAGGTACCAATTGGAGCATCGCCTTCCTGGAGGATACCGGCTACGGCGTTGGCAGCGGGGTGACGACGCTGCAGAACGGCGATGGCGCCGGGACGGGAGAGCGTCAGCTGGTCAGCTTGACCGGATCGCCGAGTGGAGGAACGTTTACGCTGACCTACAGCGGACAAACGACCGCGGCGCTTCCCTACAACGCGGCGGCGGCGACGGTGGAAGCGGCGCTCGCAGCGCTCTCCAACATCGGCGATGGCGACGTTTCGGTCGGCGGCAGCGCGCCGAACTGGACGATCGAGTTTGCCGGCGACCTCGCCGCCCAGGACGTTCCGCTGATCAGCGGTGATGGCGGCAATCTGACCGGGGGCGCCGGCGTCGTCGAGAAGACCCAGCTGGCCGCCGCCCCGATCAACGAGAAGCAAACGGTCAGCCTTTCGCCTGGCGTCACCGGCGGTACGTTCACGCTGACCTATGCGGGACAGACGACGGCGGCGATCTCGTTCGCCGCGTCGTCGTCGGCGGTCGAGACGGCCCTGGAAGATCTTTCCAACATCGATGCCGTCACGGTGACCGGCGCGTCCGGCGGCCCGTGGATCGTCGAGTTTGCCGGCAGCCTCAGCGCGACCAATGTGGCGACGCTTCTGGGAGACGGCGACAACCTGACCGGCGACGATTCGCAAACGTTGACGATTACCACGACGATCGCGGCGACCGGACCACACCACTGGAGCGATCCGGCGAATTGGGACCAGAACGCCGTGCCGGTCCATGGCGCCGATGTGCGGATTGAGAACTCGGCGTCGAGCCTACTGTATGGACTGGATCAGGCGAGCGTAACGCTTAGCAGCTTGGATGTGCGGGCCAGCTTCACCGGCTCGATCGGTCTGGCCGACATGCATAGCGCCGGCTTCCATGAGTACCTGCCGACCCATCTGGCGATTGGCGCGACGACGGTGCGGCTGGGAGAAGGGGAGGGAAGCGGATCGCCGCAGATCCGGCTCGACAATGGAACGGAGCAGGCGACGGTGACCGTGTTCAACGCCGGTTCGCCTGCGTCAACTGCGGGGTATGCCGTCGAGTGGATTGGCACGCACGAGCAGAACGGGCTGACCGTTTACAAGGGAACGGTCGGCGTGGCGATCGGCGGAGATCAGTCGGCAGTCTTGGCGACGCTGGACGTCAGCTTTCTCAGCAGCCGCCAGGCTGATGCGCTCGTCTATCTGGGAGACGACGTGACGGTTGGCGACATCGTGAAGAACGGGGGCGAACTGATCATCGCTGGCCGTAGCGGTACCGACATCGCGTCGATCCGATCGACCGCCGGCGAGGTCCAACTGCGAGGGGAAGATGGCGTTGAGTCGCTCATCCTCGAAGGAGGCGACTTCTACTATTGGTCGACCGGAACGCTGGCGACTGGCGCCGTCGTTAGCGGAGATGGGCGGTTGATCTTTGACGGCGATCTGCGCCCCAAGACCGTCTCGAGCGTGATTTCGGTCTACGGCGATGCAGCCAGCGTGATCGATGCGGCCGAGGTGGTCAACGTCGACGGCTATCTGTCACTCCAATTTCAGGGGACGTCCCGGTTTGCCGATCTGGGAAGCAACATCATCATTTCGCGGGGGCTGCCCGCAGAAGGAGAGGAAGCAGTGAGCGTCACGCTTTACGCGGCGGCGATGCAGATGGTTTCGGTCGCGGTCGATGACGAGTTGGAATCGATCGCCGCGAAGCTAACGACCGAAAGCTACGCGCATCCGAGCGGCAAGACCGAAGCGGAGATCATTCAGATCGACGTCGTGGCGCCCTCGGCCGACATCGTCGTACACGACGCGGCCAACGACGACGACGGCCAAGCGGTCGCCAGCGACGCGTCCGAATATTTTCCGGTGATCGGCGCCGCGGCGACGGCGCTGCGGCTGGTCACCGAGACGACCGCGGACGTGTTGCTGAAGATCTATTACAAGTAG
- a CDS encoding LamG domain-containing protein, which yields MALVLNGTSDYVTFGDVLDMFTEDRTIVAHVNPLISVAGSTRHVVAKWSDWSNGYIFGMASSGWRLNISGVYPPNANYAPPIGAWTQMAASIDRSLGTDAVRVYADGVEAARANCPTPNGNNLNGSVSFCVGAVPGLGGYWPGKIAHVQVYGRVLSPEEIVTLKTAPASIADGLIGYWPLVADAVSPLGGATGTLQRGATFDEDDPAPYSPGGGQGGDQAAGRRRLGLRGNLGIGMRT from the coding sequence ATGGCGCTCGTATTGAATGGCACGTCGGACTACGTCACGTTCGGCGACGTGCTCGACATGTTCACCGAGGATCGAACGATAGTCGCGCATGTGAATCCGTTGATTTCCGTCGCCGGAAGTACGCGGCACGTGGTCGCAAAGTGGAGCGATTGGAGCAATGGGTACATCTTTGGGATGGCGTCGTCCGGCTGGCGTCTGAATATCAGCGGCGTCTATCCGCCGAACGCGAACTACGCGCCGCCAATCGGCGCGTGGACGCAGATGGCGGCGTCGATCGACCGAAGTCTGGGGACCGATGCGGTGCGCGTTTACGCCGACGGCGTCGAAGCGGCCCGGGCGAACTGTCCCACCCCCAACGGCAACAACCTGAACGGCAGCGTCAGCTTTTGCGTGGGGGCTGTGCCTGGCTTGGGCGGATATTGGCCAGGGAAGATCGCCCATGTGCAAGTTTACGGTCGCGTCTTGTCGCCGGAGGAAATCGTCACCTTGAAAACGGCGCCCGCCAGCATCGCCGACGGGCTGATCGGATATTGGCCGCTGGTCGCTGACGCGGTTTCGCCCCTCGGCGGGGCGACCGGCACGTTGCAACGCGGCGCGACGTTTGACGAAGACGACCCAGCGCCTTACTCGCCTGGCGGCGGCCAAGGGGGCGATCAGGCAGCTGGTCGACGACGGTTGGGACTGCGAGGGAACCTTGGAATAGGAATGCGAACATGA
- a CDS encoding rhamnogalacturonan acetylesterase produces the protein MSLKANTLVALLLSVAVSAVATAADQKEVTIGLIGDSTVATTYGWGPGFSKLVSSDTEVLNYAKNGATLDSLSHKLDELLKQKPDYVLVQFGHNDQKRYGTQAYAEKLKSYVDRIKAAGAGPVIVSSVTRRNFGPDGKILPRPAGDLLKAPLYEYALTAGEVAKAEEVPFLDLYTISVAHHNKLGPEKTSAYDFSETDTTHFSPAGTAATAELVATELKVVVPQLAGHLK, from the coding sequence ATGTCGTTGAAAGCGAACACGCTTGTTGCGTTGCTCTTGTCCGTCGCCGTCAGCGCCGTGGCGACGGCCGCCGATCAAAAAGAAGTAACCATCGGCCTGATTGGTGACTCGACCGTCGCGACGACCTACGGCTGGGGCCCAGGCTTCAGCAAGTTGGTCAGCAGCGACACCGAGGTGCTTAACTACGCCAAGAACGGGGCGACGCTCGATTCGCTTTCCCACAAGCTGGATGAATTGCTGAAACAAAAGCCAGACTACGTGCTGGTGCAGTTTGGCCACAACGATCAAAAGCGATATGGTACGCAAGCGTACGCCGAAAAGCTGAAGTCGTACGTCGATCGGATCAAAGCGGCCGGCGCTGGGCCGGTGATCGTCAGTTCGGTAACGCGGCGGAACTTTGGCCCCGACGGCAAGATCTTGCCGCGGCCTGCCGGCGACCTGCTGAAGGCGCCGCTGTATGAGTACGCCCTGACGGCCGGCGAAGTCGCCAAAGCGGAAGAGGTCCCGTTTCTCGATCTCTACACGATCAGCGTCGCCCATCACAACAAGCTTGGTCCAGAGAAGACTTCGGCCTACGACTTTAGCGAAACCGACACAACCCACTTCAGCCCAGCGGGAACGGCTGCGACTGCCGAGTTGGTAGCGACCGAGTTAAAGGTGGTCGTTCCGCAGTTGGCTGGTCACCTGAAGTAA
- a CDS encoding thioredoxin family protein, producing MKLVSWFLVRSSGRGLTYMVMLLATPAIAAADDGARAKAAVCLAYASVVKDVPDLIGPIAPTPEVAPAQPISYRDAYALYKSQRRPMVVMVTASWCPYCPAMKRELLTLQRDDKLPSASLVIVDYDADRATARTVMGSRRTLPALAVFHYVGDKPKQTRPTKASEVTKILAQ from the coding sequence ATGAAGTTGGTGTCGTGGTTTCTCGTTCGGTCGTCAGGCCGAGGCCTGACCTACATGGTGATGTTGCTGGCGACGCCGGCGATTGCTGCGGCGGACGATGGGGCTCGGGCCAAGGCGGCGGTTTGCCTGGCATATGCGTCGGTGGTGAAAGATGTGCCCGACTTGATCGGGCCGATAGCGCCGACGCCGGAAGTGGCGCCAGCGCAGCCGATTTCGTATCGCGACGCTTATGCGCTTTACAAGAGTCAGCGGCGGCCGATGGTGGTGATGGTGACGGCCAGCTGGTGCCCTTATTGTCCTGCGATGAAGCGTGAACTGTTGACGCTGCAGCGTGATGACAAGCTCCCCTCGGCGTCGTTGGTGATCGTTGACTACGACGCCGATCGCGCGACCGCTCGGACGGTGATGGGTTCGCGGCGGACGCTACCGGCGCTGGCGGTCTTTCATTATGTGGGGGACAAGCCGAAACAAACGCGGCCGACGAAGGCGAGCGAGGTAACCAAGATCTTGGCGCAGTAG
- a CDS encoding phage portal protein, with product MQEESQSWVSREQELRAEIEVRSRLQPLRDHLVEAASRPQQVRESLGDVRLAHGRAVQRPIDFYESVSLESWATPDVATNRKDGHYGPVFRSEAELALFRGIARALADGDETAVGVLGNLVHYVVHTGFTYAVNATEKSASVDLLRDEARRCVEEFLARNEWELGFEEELVKDSIVDGELLIALEADADGVRARHVEPAWLTQPLDPRLLEEELRRRHRLSHPLDWRYGVATRQGDASDVYGYFVRWNGDAEQWSFYPPSRFLQLKRNVPRHVKRGLSDFYPVSGRIVGATELLSRMGTGAGIQASIALIIKNASSLPSGGSIESLAGGPSLAGDNPTFAASNWRNGEVIDTFGREFQAGPMAGAQAGNFVQILQAMRRATGVRWSMPEHMISGDASNNNYASILEAGAPFTRAIESAQQKYITAFETLLWRVLRIYFEQGRFRRCGFAWRQIRRLLAMTIEATSPAVRDKEKELRVAQSLRESGVMSRRTLASRFDLDLDEERRNEANEESQH from the coding sequence ATGCAAGAAGAATCCCAAAGCTGGGTGTCCCGCGAGCAAGAGCTGCGAGCCGAAATCGAAGTTCGGAGTCGCTTGCAGCCGCTTCGCGATCACTTGGTGGAAGCCGCGTCTCGTCCGCAGCAGGTCCGCGAGTCTTTAGGCGACGTTCGTCTTGCTCACGGTCGGGCTGTCCAGCGGCCGATCGACTTCTATGAATCCGTCAGCCTGGAATCTTGGGCGACGCCGGATGTGGCGACCAATCGCAAAGATGGCCACTATGGGCCGGTCTTTCGATCGGAAGCGGAACTCGCGCTCTTTCGCGGGATCGCACGCGCCTTGGCGGACGGAGACGAAACGGCGGTAGGGGTCTTGGGCAACCTGGTCCACTACGTCGTGCACACCGGTTTTACGTACGCGGTCAACGCGACGGAGAAATCGGCGAGCGTCGACCTGTTGCGAGACGAGGCGCGGCGGTGCGTGGAGGAGTTCCTCGCCCGCAATGAGTGGGAGCTCGGCTTTGAGGAGGAGCTGGTCAAAGACTCGATCGTCGACGGCGAACTGCTGATCGCGCTCGAAGCTGACGCCGACGGCGTACGGGCCCGGCATGTCGAACCGGCCTGGCTGACCCAGCCGCTCGATCCGCGACTGCTGGAAGAAGAGTTGCGTCGGCGGCACAGACTCTCGCATCCGCTCGACTGGCGGTATGGCGTCGCCACCCGGCAAGGAGACGCGAGCGACGTGTATGGCTACTTCGTTCGTTGGAATGGCGACGCCGAGCAGTGGAGCTTTTACCCGCCGTCTCGTTTTCTGCAATTGAAGCGAAATGTGCCGCGGCATGTGAAGCGGGGGCTGAGCGACTTTTATCCGGTCAGCGGGCGAATCGTTGGCGCGACCGAACTGCTGAGCCGGATGGGAACCGGCGCCGGCATCCAAGCGTCGATCGCTTTGATCATCAAGAACGCCAGCAGTTTGCCGAGCGGCGGCTCGATCGAGAGCTTAGCCGGTGGGCCTTCGCTAGCCGGCGACAATCCCACCTTCGCGGCTAGCAACTGGCGCAACGGCGAGGTGATCGACACCTTCGGCCGCGAGTTTCAGGCTGGTCCGATGGCAGGCGCGCAGGCCGGCAATTTTGTGCAGATCTTGCAGGCGATGCGCCGCGCGACCGGCGTTCGCTGGAGCATGCCCGAGCACATGATCAGCGGCGACGCGTCGAACAACAACTACGCGTCAATCCTAGAAGCGGGCGCCCCATTCACCCGAGCGATCGAATCGGCCCAACAGAAATACATCACCGCCTTTGAAACGCTGCTGTGGCGAGTGCTGCGGATCTACTTCGAGCAAGGCCGTTTCCGCCGCTGCGGTTTCGCCTGGCGACAGATTCGGCGGCTGTTGGCGATGACGATCGAAGCGACCTCCCCCGCGGTGCGCGACAAGGAGAAGGAACTCCGCGTCGCGCAGTCGCTGCGAGAAAGCGGCGTCATGTCGCGCCGAACGTTAGCCAGCCGGTTCGATCTCGACCTGGACGAAGAGCGACGGAACGAAGCGAACGAGGAATCTCAACACTAA
- a CDS encoding phage tail tube protein yields MSITHVSGFQTQLGLGPQHATNLATRQLEHFGVELDKQSTIVRADGMIGARASIGDSAQVGTYAVGGTISLRPRPDDLSFLLPYILGGTEVEDAFPLAESLPELVATIDRKIIVNTYRGLKVDQATFRSRKGELLELELDLQGKLADAAAAAGTFPSIAGTLSAKNPFVHHQASVTIDETTIEVDNLVITIDNALELDRFNNSQTRTSLPEGPRRVTLRFDSELDDDVLTNLIEMAARGVTAEVAYANGVDTLTFSFGLVQQPKTPLTIRGKGPTRPTHQLEAFADLANDRPQLAVVCTDAS; encoded by the coding sequence ATGTCGATTACGCACGTTTCTGGTTTTCAAACGCAGTTGGGCTTGGGCCCGCAGCATGCCACCAACCTCGCCACGCGTCAGCTCGAGCACTTTGGCGTCGAACTCGACAAGCAGTCGACGATCGTTCGCGCGGACGGAATGATTGGCGCCCGGGCGTCGATTGGCGACTCGGCCCAAGTGGGAACGTACGCCGTGGGAGGAACGATCTCGCTGCGACCGCGGCCCGATGATCTTTCGTTTCTGTTGCCGTACATCCTGGGCGGGACCGAAGTCGAAGACGCGTTCCCACTAGCCGAGAGCTTGCCAGAGCTGGTGGCCACCATCGATCGCAAGATCATCGTCAACACCTACCGCGGGCTCAAGGTCGATCAGGCGACGTTCCGCAGCCGCAAGGGAGAACTGCTAGAGCTCGAACTCGATCTGCAAGGCAAACTGGCCGACGCCGCCGCAGCGGCCGGAACCTTCCCCAGCATCGCCGGCACGCTCTCGGCCAAGAACCCATTCGTCCATCATCAAGCGAGCGTCACGATCGACGAGACCACGATCGAAGTCGACAACCTAGTGATCACGATCGACAACGCCCTAGAGCTCGATCGCTTCAACAACAGTCAAACCCGCACCAGTCTGCCGGAAGGGCCGCGTCGGGTGACGCTTCGCTTTGACAGCGAACTGGACGACGACGTGCTGACCAACCTGATCGAGATGGCGGCTCGTGGCGTCACGGCCGAGGTCGCCTACGCCAACGGCGTCGACACGCTCACCTTCAGCTTTGGGCTGGTGCAACAGCCGAAAACGCCGCTAACGATTCGGGGCAAAGGACCGACTCGGCCGACGCATCAGCTGGAGGCTTTCGCCGACTTGGCCAACGATCGACCGCAGCTGGCGGTCGTTTGTACCGACGCTTCCTAA
- the terL gene encoding phage terminase large subunit: MIEVPWPLPHQLPILRDPHRHKRVICGRRWGKTGAGLIAAILGHGDPAGPGHRKGMVDGGNLYWVAPTFAQSKKIERDIVRAFIRSGLEYSKSECRIEHPSGGSITIKTAAAPISLRGDGLDGMIGDEFAFVNKEVWSDALRPALSDRRGWSMFLTTPNGPNWIKEQLELDGVDPNYKSWQCPTSENKLIDQAELDAALLDLGQASFDQEYRAQFLDIAGAEFSGLYFQTPDFWFQKWPAEEEIRHRVIGLDPSKGKSDKSDYSAFVLLAVTYDGQVYVDADIERRDVRKIAEKACALCDAFNPDGLIVETNQFQELLRCNIEELTKRRERPLPIYGQTHHEDKRTRIRRTLTPFLSRGELHFKADSRGAKLLVSQLKDFPVGAYDDGPDALEMGISLLARILHGSNH, translated from the coding sequence GTGATTGAGGTTCCCTGGCCGCTGCCGCATCAACTGCCGATCCTCCGCGATCCGCATCGCCACAAGCGGGTGATCTGCGGACGTCGCTGGGGCAAGACCGGCGCCGGGTTGATCGCGGCGATTCTTGGGCATGGCGATCCGGCAGGCCCCGGACATCGCAAGGGGATGGTCGACGGCGGCAACTTGTACTGGGTCGCGCCGACCTTCGCGCAGTCGAAGAAGATCGAACGGGACATTGTGCGGGCCTTCATCCGCAGCGGGCTCGAATACTCGAAAAGCGAATGTCGAATCGAACATCCCAGCGGCGGCAGCATCACGATCAAGACGGCCGCCGCGCCGATCAGCTTGCGCGGCGATGGACTCGACGGCATGATCGGCGACGAGTTCGCCTTCGTAAACAAAGAAGTCTGGTCCGACGCATTGCGACCGGCGCTGTCGGATCGGCGGGGCTGGTCGATGTTTTTGACGACCCCCAACGGGCCGAACTGGATCAAAGAGCAGTTGGAACTGGATGGCGTTGACCCAAACTACAAATCATGGCAATGCCCAACCAGCGAGAACAAGTTGATCGACCAAGCCGAACTCGACGCGGCGCTGTTGGACCTCGGCCAGGCGTCGTTCGATCAAGAGTACCGAGCGCAGTTCCTGGACATCGCCGGCGCCGAATTCTCGGGGCTCTACTTTCAGACGCCTGACTTTTGGTTCCAAAAGTGGCCGGCCGAGGAAGAGATTCGCCATCGCGTGATCGGGCTAGATCCGTCGAAAGGGAAGAGCGACAAGTCGGACTACAGCGCTTTCGTGCTGCTGGCAGTGACCTATGACGGCCAGGTCTACGTTGACGCCGATATTGAGCGGCGGGACGTCCGCAAGATCGCGGAGAAGGCGTGCGCGTTGTGCGATGCGTTCAACCCCGATGGGCTAATCGTCGAGACGAACCAGTTTCAAGAGCTGTTGCGGTGCAATATCGAGGAGCTGACCAAACGTCGCGAGCGCCCGCTGCCGATCTACGGCCAGACGCATCACGAAGACAAGCGAACGAGGATTCGTCGCACGTTGACGCCGTTTCTCTCGCGGGGAGAGTTGCACTTCAAAGCGGACAGTCGCGGCGCGAAGCTGCTCGTGTCGCAACTGAAAGACTTTCCGGTCGGCGCTTACGACGACGGGCCGGACGCGCTGGAGATGGGGATTTCGCTGTTGGCTCGCATTCTGCACGGGAGTAATCACTGA